In Halobacteroides halobius DSM 5150, the genomic window GCTGCTAAAGCAACACCACCTAACCTACCAAGCATAATTGTATCAGCATTAATTAAAGCTAATTGTAAAAACATTTCTCCAATTGCTGGTACTGATAAGTTTATTATCTCTTTTTTTAGCTCACTTTGGCCCATTCATTACCCCCTTCTTTCAATAAAGCTTATTCAAACGTTTTCACAAGCTATTAAAAAAGGGCAGAGATAATATCTACCCTTTTTATAATTTATTTATCTTCCTCACGTCTTAAACCATAATAATGAACTCCTAAACCTGAAATCTCATGGTCAACCTCTAAGCCAGGGATTCCAATCTTTCCGTGAATTGCCACTGCCAAATGAACACCATGCTTAACAATTCCAATCTTAATTCCAGCTCCTGATATACTACTCATTGGCCCATTTAATCCTGTTAAAGCCCGTTCAACACAACGAGTTAGCACTCTACGATTTTGAATATCATCACCAATAACATTTCCCTTTACAGCTGCACCTAAGGCATTACGTAATACTTTATTCTTTAACTCTTCACCTTTTCCTCCAGCTCTAGTAATTACCGCATTATACCCTTCTTCCATAAAGGTGTTTACTAACTTATCATCAGCTTTATCTTTCACCATTGCTAACATTGTAGCCATCTTACCTAAAGCTCTATCTTTATTAATAGTAACAAAATCTTCTGCCGTAAAATCACTTAAATCCACACACGTCACCCCATTTGTTTTATTATATTATTTATCCTTTAAAGCTTGATTAAGGTTTTTGGTAAATTCTTCCGCTGCATTATACCCCATACTTTTCAATCTAAAATTCATAGCTGCAACTTCCATTACCATAGCTAAATTCCTACCAGGTCGCACTGGAATTGTTACTTTAGGTAATGTAACACCTAAGATTTCCTGACTTTCTTCTTCTAAACCTAAACGATCATAAGTTTGTTTATCATTCCATTCCTCTAATTCAATAATAAAATCTATATGTTGTTCTTCCCTAATAGCACCTGCTCCAAATAAAGTCTTAACATTAATTATACCTAAACCTCTTAGTTCCATATAATGTTCAGAAATATCTGGTGATGAGCCTACTAAAGTATTTCTCATTACTTTACTCATTACTACAGCATCATCAGCTACTAAACGATGTCCTCTCTTAACTAAATCTAGAGCACTTTCACTTTTACCAATCCCACTACTACCTTTTATGAAGACTCCCACACCATAAACTTCTACCAAAACTCCATGTTTAGTAACTTCAGGAGCAAATTTTTCTTCTAAGTATTCTGTTAACCTACTAACAAAACTCGTTGTTGAATAATCAGTCCTTAAAATTGCAACTTCGGCCTCAGTGGCTAAATCTATTAGTATCTGTGGTGGTTCCATTCCTCTAGTAACTACAATACACGGAATATTATAACTGACAAACTTTTTTACCCTTTCAACTAATAATTCCTTGGGTAACTCTTTTAAAAATGATATTTCAGTTCGTCCTAGAATTTGTATCCGCTCTGGAGTAAAGTAATCAAAAAAACCTGCAAGTTCTAGTCCTGGTCGCTTAATATCACTAACCGTAACGTCCCGATTAACAACTACTTGATTTGTTTTTTCTAATCCAAATTCATCAATTATTTCTTGAACAGTTAATTCTTTCATATTTTCACTCCAAACCATTCATTTAGATAGTATTTATTAAGGCCTGTATATCTCTTTACTTATCCTTCTACTTTTTGGTGTAACTCAATCAATTCCTCAATTAATACCATTTCCGATTTAGCAGCCATCAAATGATCCATTGCATGGGCCAATAACATATTAGTATAAACCTTATCCTCTTTATCATCCTGTTTCATAGCCTGAGATTGAACCTCATGTCCTTTATTAAACTCTTCTCTAGCTTCTTCTAGTAAGTTTTCTGCTCGCTCATTATTACCTTCTTTTGCTGCCTTTAAAGCATCATGAGCTAAATCCTTAGCATTGCCACCATGTAAAGTAATATTAAAAGCCACCTTATTTAAGTTTACCTGTTGAGACATAATTTACCCCTCCTGTATAAGTTATATTCTAAACAAACCATTACCAGACCATTAAGACAATTCTTTTAAGCCTACTAAAGCTGTCGCAATAGCTCCTTTTACTCCTATTTTATCCTCTAACTGAGAAGTGACAATTTCTACTTCAGCAGTTAACGCTTCCATAGCTCTTTGTTCAACATTAGCCAAAACAGTATCCTGTAATAGAGGCCAAGACTTTGATACTCCTCCACCAATGATTATTTTTTCTGGATTGAAAATATTGATTAAACTAGCAAACCCAATCCCTAAATACTCTGCTATTTGCTCTACTATTTCAGAAGCTACTTGATCTCCTTTTTTAGCTGCTTTAGCAATCACAGCTCCATTAACCTCAGTTGCATCATCTACTAAATCAGCTAATAAAGTATCTTCACCATTTTTGACAGCTTCACGCCCTAATCTGCTTAATGCTGTTCCAGAAGCTACTGCCTCCCAACAACCATAATTACCACAACCACACTTTTGATCACTATTGGGCAATAAGGTTAAATGACCAATTTCTCCAGCACCATCACTAGCACCATGATATACCTCACCACCAATAATAATCCCACCACCAATTCCTGTACTTACAGTTACATAAATTAAATCTTGAGCATCTTTACCTGCTCCAAAATACTTTTCTCCTAATGCAGCTGCATTAGCATCATTTTCCAGGAATATAGGAGGACCAACATCCTTTAATTCTTCAATAATATTTACATTATCTAGATTTAGATTAGGAGTATGATAAATAATTCCTTCTTCAATATTAAGCGGACCAGGGGATCCTAACCCAATTCCTTCCACTTCTTCTATTGCTACCTCTGTTTGCCCTAATACTTCATAAATAGTATCCTTAATTTTAGCAATTACACTATTCTTTCCTTTATCAGCTTCAGTTGGCTTTCTTACCTCAGCTAATATATTACCTTCTAAATCAGCTAAAGCAGTTAAAATCTTAGTACCACCTAGATCAATACCAATCACATATTCTTGCTTCACAGTTAGTCCTCCCTCTTATTATATTATAAATTATTGATTATGATAATCTAAAATGTACCTGGGCCATTCATTTTCTCCTTAACTCCATATTTAACCAGTAAATTAACTGTTGCATTATTAGCAAATAAACTTATTCCACCCATAAAAAGAATAGGTAAACCAATCACTAAAGCTCCACTAACTGCTGAAAAAATAATAATATTTAGAAAAATAACCAGGGTATATTTTAATTCCTTTAAGGTTAAAAAAAATGAATATTTAAATAAATCTAGAAAAGAAAACTCCTTATCTATCCGTTCAAATTCAATTAATAAAGGAAAAATATACATGGTTAATACAGATATAAAAACTAATACATAAATCCACATCGGACTTACTAATTTTAAAATATAGTATCCAAATAACTTAAATTCTGAATCTAGAAAAAATTTAAAATCAATGCCAATAACAATCACAGCTAGACTTAATACTAAAGTAACACCTACTGCAGGTAAAAAATAACGTTTAATACCAATAAAGAAATCCTTAAATCCTACTTGCTCATAATTAGCAATTTTATTGGTAATATAAAAACTACCAGCTGTGGTCGGGCCAACAAAAAGACTAGCTAATAAAGCAGGTACTAATAGAAATTTAGCTTCAATTCCTACAATAATACCTGCAATCAAAGCTCCAGCTGTAAAAAACCAAGTAAAACTGGCCCATAAAACTGAGAATATATGTTTATAAATTTCTTTATAACTTTTTTTAAGTAAACTCCAAGTACTCATACTATCTCCTTTCTTAAAACCTCACTAGTCTTATACTTCTCGATTAAATACCTTATATCCTGCAACTATTTTTAAATTAGGTTTATATTCTACGTTTCAAACGAGGATTATTAGTTATTCCAGGAATTCTACCCCTTTTAGCTATCGGTTGTCCTGCAACTTCTTTTAGATCCATTGTCATATTAATTGCTTTAGCAGAAGAAATATAACTGCCAACCCCAAAACCACTGGCTCCTAGCTTATCAAATTCCTTTATTCTTGCTGGTGTTAAACCTCCAGATATGAAAATATTAACGTGCTCATAACCAGCTTGGTCTAATCTAGCTCTAACTTCTTTAAGTAAACCAGGAGTAACTCCTCCTCTTTCTGATGCAGTATCTAATCTAATACCATCTAAATTGGCTTTAAGTTCTTTAGCAAGTCGTAATGACTCTACTGCTTCATCCTGAAAAGTATCTACTAGAATAGTTCTTGGTTCATTTTCAGGCATCAAATCATGATAAGCTTGAGCAACTTCTAAAGTATCACCCACTGTTAAAATCAAAGCATGAGGAACTGTCCCCGCTGGTTCTTGGCCCGTTGCTTTGGCCCCTAAGATACAACTAGCGCCATCCGCACCACCAATTAAAGCTGCTCTCTCCATTACTGGAGCTACCGCTGGATGAACATGACGAGCTCCAAAGCATAACATTGGCTTCTCTCCAGCTGCTTCTTTACACTCTTTAGCAGCAGTGGCCCAACCACTTGAATTGGCTAAGGTTCCTAAGATAGCTGTTTCAAAAATCCCAAAGTCATTATAAGAACCTTCTATTCTCATAACTACTTCTTTTTTCTCTATCTTAGCTCCTTCTTCTAAAGCCCAAACTTTAACTTCTTTAGTCTTTAATAAATTTAGGGCTTCATCAATCCCTGCTACTATTCCAGGACTACTTGCAAAAACCTCAGCTACAACTTTAGTATCTGAATGTCCTAACTTTTCTAAAATCTCTCGTGTCTTAATAAAATAAATATCTGTTGTAAGCCCCTGTTCTATTTCTTCTGAAGTAGCTGAAAAAAGTTTTCTATCCTTTGTAATACTAAATTCTTTTACATCATTTAAATCTTTTAACTCTCGTTCACTCATTTTTACCTTCCTTCCTTTATTATCTTATAAATTATAATATACTCTACTTTAACTTAATAGCTGCTTTTATTAGAATCTATTTAAATAGATTCTAAGCTAACAAAAAAACTCCTCCTTTATTTTCCATCTTTTTAAATCTAGTTAAGAATAAACTTCTCAATTATCTCCGCTACCCCACCTTCATCATTAGATGAAGTAATATAATCTGCCTTTTCCTTTAATTTATCACGAGCATTATCAACTGCTACCCCAAATCCAGCATACTCGATCATATCTAAATCATTATAGCTGTCTCCAATAGCTATTATCTGATCTCGTTCTATATTTAAATCAGACGCTAATTTTTTTAAAGCCCTTCCTTTGGAAGCCTGCTGATTCATAATTTCTACAAAGTGTGCTTTAGAAGCTGTTACATTTAAATCATCACTAAACCTATCCTGTAAAGCAACTAAAACTTCCTTTACTTTAGCTAAGTTTTCTTCTACAATTAATAACTTAGTAGATGGTTGATCTATACATTGACTTAATTTTCCTTTAATTAAAGTTGGTTTAACTCCTGATATCCTTTCATAATAATCAGCTCCAAATCCTGATTTATTGACATATAACTGATCATCTAAATAAAGATTAAGGTGTAAATTATTCTCCTCTACATAATCTACTATCTTACGGGCCAACTTTTTTGGCACTGGTCGATGATCTATAATTTTATTAGAAGCAACTTGTTTAACTAAGGCTCCATTATAAGTTATTGTTTCTTTTGTTAAATTTAATTGCTTAAGATAGGGCAGAGCTGAACTATACATCCTTCCTGTAGCAATTACTACTCTAAGCCCTTGCTTTCTTGCTTCTTTAATTAATTTTTGCGTTCTATTTGAAATCTTTAAATCCTGGCCTAATAATGTATCATCTAAATCTATAGCTAATAGTTTATAATTCATTACTAATTCCTCCTGTTACATTATACAACTTCAG contains:
- the hprK gene encoding HPr(Ser) kinase/phosphatase, which codes for MKELTVQEIIDEFGLEKTNQVVVNRDVTVSDIKRPGLELAGFFDYFTPERIQILGRTEISFLKELPKELLVERVKKFVSYNIPCIVVTRGMEPPQILIDLATEAEVAILRTDYSTTSFVSRLTEYLEEKFAPEVTKHGVLVEVYGVGVFIKGSSGIGKSESALDLVKRGHRLVADDAVVMSKVMRNTLVGSSPDISEHYMELRGLGIINVKTLFGAGAIREEQHIDFIIELEEWNDKQTYDRLGLEEESQEILGVTLPKVTIPVRPGRNLAMVMEVAAMNFRLKSMGYNAAEEFTKNLNQALKDK
- a CDS encoding Cof-type HAD-IIB family hydrolase — its product is MNYKLLAIDLDDTLLGQDLKISNRTQKLIKEARKQGLRVVIATGRMYSSALPYLKQLNLTKETITYNGALVKQVASNKIIDHRPVPKKLARKIVDYVEENNLHLNLYLDDQLYVNKSGFGADYYERISGVKPTLIKGKLSQCIDQPSTKLLIVEENLAKVKEVLVALQDRFSDDLNVTASKAHFVEIMNQQASKGRALKKLASDLNIERDQIIAIGDSYNDLDMIEYAGFGVAVDNARDKLKEKADYITSSNDEGGVAEIIEKFILN
- a CDS encoding HutP family protein, whose product is MDLSDFTAEDFVTINKDRALGKMATMLAMVKDKADDKLVNTFMEEGYNAVITRAGGKGEELKNKVLRNALGAAVKGNVIGDDIQNRRVLTRCVERALTGLNGPMSSISGAGIKIGIVKHGVHLAVAIHGKIGIPGLEVDHEISGLGVHYYGLRREEDK
- a CDS encoding ROK family protein, whose amino-acid sequence is MKQEYVIGIDLGGTKILTALADLEGNILAEVRKPTEADKGKNSVIAKIKDTIYEVLGQTEVAIEEVEGIGLGSPGPLNIEEGIIYHTPNLNLDNVNIIEELKDVGPPIFLENDANAAALGEKYFGAGKDAQDLIYVTVSTGIGGGIIIGGEVYHGASDGAGEIGHLTLLPNSDQKCGCGNYGCWEAVASGTALSRLGREAVKNGEDTLLADLVDDATEVNGAVIAKAAKKGDQVASEIVEQIAEYLGIGFASLINIFNPEKIIIGGGVSKSWPLLQDTVLANVEQRAMEALTAEVEIVTSQLEDKIGVKGAIATALVGLKELS
- a CDS encoding nicotinate phosphoribosyltransferase encodes the protein MSERELKDLNDVKEFSITKDRKLFSATSEEIEQGLTTDIYFIKTREILEKLGHSDTKVVAEVFASSPGIVAGIDEALNLLKTKEVKVWALEEGAKIEKKEVVMRIEGSYNDFGIFETAILGTLANSSGWATAAKECKEAAGEKPMLCFGARHVHPAVAPVMERAALIGGADGASCILGAKATGQEPAGTVPHALILTVGDTLEVAQAYHDLMPENEPRTILVDTFQDEAVESLRLAKELKANLDGIRLDTASERGGVTPGLLKEVRARLDQAGYEHVNIFISGGLTPARIKEFDKLGASGFGVGSYISSAKAINMTMDLKEVAGQPIAKRGRIPGITNNPRLKRRI
- a CDS encoding PTS lactose/cellobiose transporter subunit IIA, whose translation is MSQQVNLNKVAFNITLHGGNAKDLAHDALKAAKEGNNERAENLLEEAREEFNKGHEVQSQAMKQDDKEDKVYTNMLLAHAMDHLMAAKSEMVLIEELIELHQKVEG